The following nucleotide sequence is from Aminobacterium mobile DSM 12262.
ACTTGCCACTTCATCGACAAAACGCAAAGCAACCTCTATAAGAAGTCGCTCTCGAGAAGAGATTAACTCTCTCTCTTGAAGAGCTGAAAGAAATCGTTTTGCATCTTGCTCTGTAATAGAATCACCAATAATTTCTTTTATATGGTTTACTTTCTCTTCAGGCATGTCATAACAAATTCTCACTATCCGAATATATCCATGGCCACCTCGTTGACTTTCGACGAGATATCCTCTCTCCGGAGTAAAACGACTTCGTAAAACATAGTTGATCTGACTGGGAACACATCCAAAAATTTCTGCTAAATCTTTCCGACGTAAAGAAACAGCTGATTCTTCCTCTTCTTCCTCTAAAAGCCTCATTATATAATCTTCTATTATCTCAGTCAGGCTGGGCATTACACAAACCTCCTACTCAAATTCTTCTATGCTTCTTATTGTAGATATATGGTCAGTATTAGTCAAGATTACAAAGAGGCATCGTCTTTTTTTGACGGAGATATTTCACCAACCCGGCCTTCCTCTCCTCTGCGTATCCTCGCAATGTTATTCCGGTGACGAACTAGCGCAAGAATAGCCATGAAGGAAACGGCTAAAATGTTGGACACGTGGAGGTGAAAAAGCAAAAAAAGAAGAGGGAGGGTAAAAAGAGATAAAATAGAAGCTACTGATACGTACTTGGACCAGCGCATCACTATATACCAAATTCCCCCTGCTATAAGGGCTGCGACAGAGCTCCAAGGCGGAACCATAAAAAAGACAACTCCATATGTTGTCGCTACACCTTTTCCTCCTTTAAAATTCAGCCATAGAGGGAAATTATGACCGCAAATGCTAGCGAAAGCGATAGAAGCCAAAACCACAGGACTCTCAATACCAGCCTTTCTCGCTATGATAAGTATTATTCCCCCTTTTAGCATATCTACAATAGTAACTCCTATTGCCCAAGGTCTTCCCATCAAACGACCTACATTAGTTGCACCAATATTCCCCGAACCAAATGTTCGGATGTCTACGCCTCGAAAGACTTTAGCGCATACATAACCTGTAGGGAAGGAGCCAGTGAGATATGCAGCGAATATCCAAAGCCAGTAAGACATCTCTCTACCTCCTCAACACGAAAGCATCCACCACTACTGCACCCTTTTTATTTACAAAAACAGGGTTGATTTCCAATTGTATAAGTTGACTTTCAGTGCAAGCTATACGAGACAACTTAGTAAGCATCTGGGCCAAAGCTCCTACATCATAGCTCGTTCGTCCCCACGCTCCCCGCAAAAGAGAGTACCCTTTTAACTCTCGTATCATAGCCATTGCATTTACCTCGTCTACTGGGGCGATACGGAGAACGTAATCTCTCACGGCACTTGCATAAACACCGCCAAGCCCCACTGAAAGAACGGGCCCAAACAGGGTATCTAATTTTATAGTAACAACACACTCTATCCCTTCCTGCAACATCTCTTGAACAAGAACTCCCCGAATTTCCGCTTCAGGGTTGGCAAGACGCGCTTTCTCTAACGTCCTACCATAGGCATTACGCAACTCCTCTTCCCCTTCAAGATTCAATGCAATAATTCTGGCCTCGCTCTTATGAACTATATTAGGTGACATGACTTTCAAGGCCACTGGATAGCCTATAATCTCTGCCGCTTCCAAAGCTTCATCAAGAGATTGACATAAATATTCCCGCGTTACGTCTACTCCATGAAAGGCTAGAAGACGTTTAGCATCATACTCCGTCATTTTTTCTGGCAAGGAAAGCAACGCCTCTTCTCCCTTAATAACAGAGCAATCCTCACAGCTAACAGGCATATGCGCATCAAATTGCATAAAAGGAGCACTGAGAGCTGATAATGCCTTGGCACATCGCCGAGTGCTGAGGAAAAAGGGGATTTTTTCTTCCCTCAACATTTCTCGGGACTCTTCTTCAAGCCCTCCCATGGCGCAACAGACTACAGGGTGTTTCTGCAATCTGGCCACTCCTAAAAGAGCTCTCAAAATATTCTTCGTTTCCTGCCCATAACTTTCTGTTAAAACAGCAGCGATCATATCTAGATTGGGAGAATCCATCAACCGCCGAAGTAAATAAGAAATTTCTTCCGTTCCATTAGCCCCTAAAGACGCTATATCGATAGGGTTATTCACATAAACACTAGGAGGCAACTTCTTTCTTAATTCTCGCTGCAAGTCTTCCGGCACAGCTGGTACCTTAAGACCTTCTTCAAAACAACAATCAGAGAGAGCAATACCGGCACCGCGAGAGGAAGAGACTATGGCAGTTTTTCTGCCAGGAGGCGAATCAAAAGAGTTATACATAGCAGCAAAATTTATTATCTCATCAGTATCTCGTATAGAAAAAATGCCAAACTGCTTAAAAGCTGCATCCCAAATAGCAGCATTCCCGGGAAGAGCTGCTACGTGGCTAGGGATCGCCTGGCGAGAAGAGACGTTTCGCCCTGCTTTTAAAACCCCTACTCGAACCTTTCGCCTATTAGCCTCTCGGGCCAACCTCAAAAAGGCAATTCCATCTTGTAGCCCTTCAAGGCAAAAAAGAAGAAGTTTAATGTTTGGATCTCTTAATA
It contains:
- a CDS encoding CtsR family transcriptional regulator, producing the protein MPSLTEIIEDYIMRLLEEEEEESAVSLRRKDLAEIFGCVPSQINYVLRSRFTPERGYLVESQRGGHGYIRIVRICYDMPEEKVNHIKEIIGDSITEQDAKRFLSALQERELISSRERLLIEVALRFVDEVASSDFDLSPYKRNVLQAELLKRLLRSLALA
- the plsY gene encoding glycerol-3-phosphate 1-O-acyltransferase PlsY, with the protein product MSYWLWIFAAYLTGSFPTGYVCAKVFRGVDIRTFGSGNIGATNVGRLMGRPWAIGVTIVDMLKGGIILIIARKAGIESPVVLASIAFASICGHNFPLWLNFKGGKGVATTYGVVFFMVPPWSSVAALIAGGIWYIVMRWSKYVSVASILSLFTLPLLFLLFHLHVSNILAVSFMAILALVRHRNNIARIRRGEEGRVGEISPSKKDDASL
- a CDS encoding acetate--CoA ligase family protein is translated as MVSEVNFEKLFNPCSIAFIGEGTAWSGACRRAWERLRTFNGTLFEVKNERDLPSGVDLAVLDVPPLRSSHWFHLCADRNVPFVLQLASEQSGEWRLPRKEIFTVKQPKALFRVLGPDSMGFINQRDHIVISPFQGYLEQGENLRVALVSQSGDLGFSIASAACQAGTGFKYVVTTGGTSDVNVVEIGEWILRDPNIKLLLFCLEGLQDGIAFLRLAREANRRKVRVGVLKAGRNVSSRQAIPSHVAALPGNAAIWDAAFKQFGIFSIRDTDEIINFAAMYNSFDSPPGRKTAIVSSSRGAGIALSDCCFEEGLKVPAVPEDLQRELRKKLPPSVYVNNPIDIASLGANGTEEISYLLRRLMDSPNLDMIAAVLTESYGQETKNILRALLGVARLQKHPVVCCAMGGLEEESREMLREEKIPFFLSTRRCAKALSALSAPFMQFDAHMPVSCEDCSVIKGEEALLSLPEKMTEYDAKRLLAFHGVDVTREYLCQSLDEALEAAEIIGYPVALKVMSPNIVHKSEARIIALNLEGEEELRNAYGRTLEKARLANPEAEIRGVLVQEMLQEGIECVVTIKLDTLFGPVLSVGLGGVYASAVRDYVLRIAPVDEVNAMAMIRELKGYSLLRGAWGRTSYDVGALAQMLTKLSRIACTESQLIQLEINPVFVNKKGAVVVDAFVLRR